In the Acropora muricata isolate sample 2 chromosome 10, ASM3666990v1, whole genome shotgun sequence genome, one interval contains:
- the LOC136930967 gene encoding uncharacterized protein, protein MELQGLARQFLQPKLLTSYVTITDMSFFSPESSERHLKAIVLELGRCNLLHQQKFHDKNRYTFLTVIREHFKLKAKQEYREDIQHARGLLIDYLISFLKETFKLFLGKNKVKTAIEEFSAEKENVMQLVEWIDKGEMDNERVKKCIDVFNAAGEMLAKIMAKLNYKNVYESLAKKCREVGGQRRLAECLTSLGIKEIFNCICATGLCHKAIERAQPGLEEAHRIQTHLQVNKGNSRDQCLAKLGRCLVKSDNKERGKAMIDDAIRIREAAVKTPDHDDEEEGGENVCYVMLGATYNDKAAALSFENDHREAVNIRESEVMPIYRERLGDHPFTATILNNLSNNHRDLGEFEAAEEYAKQALRIRLELLADHRDTIKSLFDLGVALKANGKFKEAKDFLEQCKTMQ, encoded by the exons ATGGAGCTCCAGGGATTGGCAAGACAATTCTTGCAACCGAAGCTGCTAACAAGTTACGTAACGATAACAGACATGTCCTTTTTCTCTCCTGAATCAAGCGAACGTCATCTCAAAGCTATTGTCTTGGAattgggacggtgcaatctcttGCACCAACAAAAATTCCATGATAAAAACAGATATACATTTCTCACAGTCATTCGAGAACATTTCAAACTCAAGGCAAAGCAGGAATATCGCGAAGATATCCAACATGCTCGTGGTCTGCTGATCGATTACctcatttctttcttgaaagagaCTTTCAAGTTGTTCTTGGGCAAAAATAAAGTGAAAACGGCTATCGAGGAGTTTTCAGCGGAAAAAGAGAACGTGATGCAGCTGGTTGAATGGATCGACAAGGGTGAAATGGATAATGAGCGAGTTAAGAAATGTATCGACGTCTTTAATGCGGCAGGAGAGATGTTGGCGAAGATTATGGCAAAGTTGAATTATAAAAATGTTTACGAATCTTTGGCTAAGAAGTGCAGAGAAGTGGGAGGCCAGCGGAGACTGGCTGAATGTCTGACTTCCCTTGGGATCAAGGAAATCTTCAACTGCATATGCGCAACTGGTCTGTGCCACAAGGCTATTGAGCGAGCTCAGCCTGGTTTGGAAGAAGCTCATAGGATCCAGACTCACCTTCAAGTCAACAAGGGTAACAGCCGTGACCAGTGCCTCGCTAAGCTTGGTCGTTGCCTAGTAAAAAGTGATAACAAGGAGCGAGGGAAGGCCATGATTGACGACGCAATACGTATCAGAGAGGCCGCAGTTAAAACACCTGATCATGATGACGAAGAAGAAGGCGGCGAGAATGTCTGCTATGTCATGCTGGGTGCAACATATAATGACAAGGCAG CTGCTCTTTCTTTTGAAAACGATCATCGAGAAGCTGTGAACATCAGAGAAAGTGAAGTGATGCCGATTTACAGAGAAAGATTGGGTGACCATCCTTTCACTGCCACCATCCTCAACAATTTGTCCAATAATCATCGTGACCTGGGTGAATTTGAGGCCGCTGAGGAGTACGCTAAACAAGCTCTACGTATTCGGCTCGAGTTATTGGCGGACCACAGGGACACCATCAAATCCTTGTTTGATCTTGGAGTGGCACTAAAAGCGAACGGAAAGTTCAAAGAAGCAAAAGATTTTCTTGAACAATGTAAGACTATGCAGTAG